From Myotis daubentonii chromosome 7, mMyoDau2.1, whole genome shotgun sequence, a single genomic window includes:
- the NMUR1 gene encoding neuromedin-U receptor 1 produces the protein MSLRGARSPVPCNGSREWGHFEPEDFQLEDLNLTDEELRLKYLGLQRTELFLPICVTYLLIFVVGTVGNGLTCLVILRYKAMHTPTNYYLFSLAVSDLLVLLLGMPLELYEKWRNYPFLLGAGGCYFRTLLFETVCLASVLNVTALSVERYVAVVHPLQARSVMTPAHVRRVLGAIWSLALLCSLPNTSLHGIELLDVPCRGIVPDSAECKVVRSKAFYNLLMQATALLFFCLPMAIISVLYLLIGLRLRSERLLLLRQGPQSRGQRPQDRSRTQVTKMLFVLVLVFGICWAPFHIERLMWSFVSPSIEYLLEAHQYVHIISGVVFYLGSAANPVLYSLMSTRFQDTFREALCLGTWCRGHRRRHSSHSLSRVTTGSTLCDMGSLGSRAHPLAENYGLEGQEEPDPSLHRGDSQQLHLEAPEGPS, from the exons ATGTCCCTCAGGGGTGCAAGGAGCCCAGTGCCTTGCAATGGCAGTAGGGAGTGGGGGCACTTTGAACCTGAGGATTTTCAACTTGAGGATTTGAACCTGACTGATGAGGAGCTGAGACTCAAGTATCTGGGGCTCCAGAGGACGGAGCTGTTCCTGCCCATTTGTGTCACATACCTGTTGATCTTTGTGGTGGGCACCGTGGGCAACGGGCTAACCTGCCTGGTCATCCTTCGCTACAAGGCCATGCACACGCCCACCAACTACTACCTCTTCAGCCTCGCAGTATCGGACCTGCTGGTGCTGCTCCTAGGCATGCCCCTGGAGCTCTATGAGAAGTGGCGTAACTACCCCTTCCtcctgggtgctggtggctgcTACTTCCGCACGCTGCTCTTTGAGACCGTCTGCCTGGCCTCTGTGCTCAATGTCACCGCCCTGAGTGTGGAGCGCTACGTGGCCGTGGTGCACCCACTGCAGGCCAGGTCTGTGATGACCCCAGCCCATGTTCGCCGGGTGCTGGGGGCTATCTGGAGCCTTGCCctactctgctctctgcccaacACCAGCCTTCATGGCATCGAGCTGCTGGATGTGCCCTGTCGGGGCATAGTGCCCGACTCGGCCGAGTGCAAGGTGGTCCGCTCAAAGGCCTTCTACAACCTACTCATGCAGGCCACAGCACTGCTCTTCTTCTGCCTGCCCATGGCCATCATCAGCGTGCTCTACCTGCTCATTGGGCTGCGGCTGCGGAGTGagaggctgctgctgctcaggCAGGGGCCCCAGAGCAGGGGCCAGCGACCACAGGATAGGAGTCGGACACAGGTGACCAAGATGCTGT TTGTGCTGGTCCTGGTGTTTGGCATCTGCTGGGCCCCGTTCCATATCGAACGTCTCATGTGGAGCTTCGTGTCCCCCTCGATCGAGTACCTGCTCGAGGCCCACCAGTACGTACACATCATCTCTGGCGTCGTCTTCTATCTCGGCTCTGCTGCCAACCCCGTGCTCTACAGCCTCATGTCCACTCGCTTCCAGGACACCTTCCGGGAAGCCCTGTGCTTGGGAACCTGGTGCCGTGGCCACAGACGACGCCACAGCTCCCACAGTCTCAGCAGGGTGACCACGGGCAGCACCCTGTGTGACATGGGctccctgggcagcagggcccaCCCTCTGGCTGAGAACTATGGCCTGGAGGGACAGGAAGAGCCTGACCCCTCCCTCCATAGAGGAGACTCACAGCAGCTCCACCTGGAGGCACCAGAGGGCCCCTCGTAG
- the LOC132238823 gene encoding nucleolin-like, producing the protein MASPPKEVEEDSEDEEVSDEEDESSGGEVIIPQKKGKKATTTPGKKVMVSPTEKIAVATAGKKAVVTPGKEGTAMLAPGKKAAVTPAKTIATPGKKEAATPDKGAGNDKNAKKEDSDEEDDGNSEEEDEVEFEPAVMKATAAAPFLDDDDEEDDSEEEPMEIAPAKGKKAPVKAVPVKAKSTENEDEEEDDEEEDEDEDPIKKTPDKQKKKMAKQKASPETKKQKLEAEPPVTFKLFVGNLNFNKTAAELKTGLREFFAKNELTVVGVRVSSSRRFGYVNFKSVDDQEKALELSETKVLGYEIKLKKPKGKETKKDRNAKTLLIKNLPSKVTEHELKEVFEDAFQIRFLSNDGISKRYVSY; encoded by the exons ATGGCTTCTCCTCCAAAGGAGGTAGAAGAAGATAGTGAAGATGAGGAAGTGTCAGATGAAGAAGATGAAAGCAGTGGAGGAGAG GTTATCATTCCTcagaaaaaaggcaaaaaggcTACCACAACTCCAGGAAAGAAGGTGATGGTTTCCCCAACAGAAAAGATTGCAGTTGCCACAGCAGGCAAGAAAGCAGTTGTCACCCCTGGCAAAGAGGGAACAGCTATGCTGGCTCCTGGCAAAAAGGCAGCAGTTACACCAGCCAAAACCATAGCAACCCCTGGTAAGAAGGAAGCAGCCACCCCAGACAAGGGAGCAGGGAATGACAAGAATGCCAAGAAGGAAGATAGTGATGAGGAAGATGATGGCAACAGTGAAGAGGAGGATGAGGTTGAATTTGAGCCAGCAGTGATGAAAGCTACTGCTGCTGCCCCTTTcttggatgatgatgatgaagaagatg ACTCTGAAGAAGAACCGATGGAGATTGCACCAGCCAAAGGCAAGAAGGCTCCTGTAAAAGCTGTTCCTGTGAAGGCCAAGAGCACAGAAAATGAAGACGAAGAGGAGGATGACGAAGAGGAGGATGAAGATGAAG ATCCTATTAAAAAAACACCTGAtaaacagaagaagaaaatggcCAAACAGAAGGCTTCCcctgaaaccaaaaaacagaaattAGAAG CTGAACCACCTGTAACTTTCAAACTGTTTGTTGGAAACCTGAATTTCAACAAAACTGCTGCTGAACTAAAAACTGGTCTCAGGGAATTTTTTGCTAAAAATGAACTCACAGTTGTTGGTGTCAGAGTCAGCTCGTCCAG gagATTTGGTTATGTGAATTTTAAATCTGTTGACGATCAGGAAAAAGCCCTGGAACTCAGTGAGACAAAGGTCCTTGGGTATGAAATTAAATTGAAGAAACCAAagggaaaggaaacaaaaaaag ATCGAAATGCCAAAACACTTTTGATCAAGAACTTGCCTAGCAAGGTCACTGAGCATGAACTAAAGGAAGTGTTTGAGGATGCTTTTCAAATCAGATTTCTGAGCAATGATGGGATAAGTAAAAGGTATGTTTCGTACTGA